A genomic segment from Microbacterium sp. SORGH_AS_0428 encodes:
- a CDS encoding metal-dependent transcriptional regulator: MTDLIDTTEMYLRTILELEEENIVPLRARISERLGHSGPTVSQTVGRMERDGLVIVSDDRSLELTGAGRQKAVDVMRKHRLAERLLSDVIGLDWAYVHEEACRWEHVMSEQVERRLVELLGHPTESPYGNPIPGLDQLGDLPSSTFEEGVVGLVRKLDAEGGPIAGTVRRLAEPAQVDPELLQQLRAAGVVPGAAGSFQYNEGYVLVQMDGSDEGLELPVEVAGHIFLVADAR, from the coding sequence ATGACCGATCTGATCGACACGACAGAGATGTATCTGCGCACCATCCTCGAGCTCGAGGAGGAGAACATCGTTCCGTTGCGTGCACGCATCAGCGAACGCCTCGGTCACTCCGGCCCGACCGTCTCGCAGACCGTCGGGCGGATGGAGCGCGACGGCCTCGTCATCGTCTCCGACGATCGCTCGCTGGAGTTGACGGGCGCCGGCCGGCAGAAGGCCGTCGACGTCATGCGCAAGCACCGCCTCGCGGAGCGTCTGCTCAGCGACGTGATCGGGCTCGACTGGGCGTACGTCCACGAAGAGGCCTGCCGCTGGGAGCACGTCATGAGCGAGCAGGTCGAGCGTCGGCTCGTCGAGTTGCTCGGACACCCCACCGAGTCGCCCTACGGCAACCCCATCCCGGGCCTGGACCAGCTGGGCGACCTGCCCAGCTCCACGTTCGAAGAGGGCGTCGTCGGCCTCGTCCGCAAGCTCGACGCCGAGGGCGGCCCGATCGCCGGCACCGTGCGTCGCCTTGCCGAGCCCGCCCAGGTCGACCCCGAGCTCCTGCAGCAGCTGCGGGCCGCCGGCGTGGTCCCCGGTGCCGCCGGATCGTTCCAGTACAACGAGGGCTACGTCCTCGTGCAGATGGACGGTTCGGATGAGGGGCTGGAGCTCCCGGTCGAGGTCGCCGGCCACATCTTCCTCGTCGCCGACGCCCGCTGA